The Streptomyces sp. HSG2 genome has a segment encoding these proteins:
- a CDS encoding DUF397 domain-containing protein, producing MITKQPMRLIWFKSTYSSGEGGECVEIAADRAAVRVRDTKEQGTGPQLAFTHAAWAGFVADLGRDGI from the coding sequence ATGATCACCAAACAGCCCATGCGCCTCATCTGGTTCAAGAGTACGTACAGCAGCGGTGAAGGCGGGGAGTGTGTCGAGATCGCCGCCGACCGGGCCGCCGTACGCGTACGGGACACCAAGGAACAGGGCACCGGTCCGCAGCTCGCCTTCACCCACGCTGCGTGGGCCGGATTCGTCGCGGACCTCGGACGGGACGGCATCTGA
- a CDS encoding DUF6314 family protein translates to MPEIGPIPDTLEYLTGRWRAERHVRDVAADITGRFEGTALLSPPADASAGLLYRETGRFAWRGTTRRAERTLWFRPAADPGAAEVFFADGRPFHDLDLRSGLHRAEHPCAADHYRGEFTVLDADRWRAVWRVRGPAKDLSLTTEYTRDR, encoded by the coding sequence ATGCCCGAGATCGGACCGATACCCGACACTCTGGAGTACCTGACCGGCCGCTGGCGGGCCGAACGGCACGTCCGGGACGTCGCCGCCGACATCACCGGCCGATTCGAGGGGACGGCACTGCTCTCGCCTCCCGCCGACGCAAGCGCCGGGTTGCTGTACCGCGAGACCGGCCGATTCGCCTGGCGGGGCACGACTCGCCGGGCCGAGCGGACACTGTGGTTCCGTCCCGCCGCCGACCCCGGCGCCGCCGAGGTGTTCTTCGCCGACGGCCGTCCCTTCCACGACCTCGACCTGCGAAGTGGACTACACCGGGCGGAACACCCCTGCGCCGCCGACCACTACCGGGGCGAGTTCACCGTGTTGGACGCGGACCGGTGGCGCGCCGTGTGGAGGGTCCGGGGCCCCGCCAAGGACCTGTCGCTCACCACCGAGTACACCCGGGACCGCTGA
- a CDS encoding PP2C family protein-serine/threonine phosphatase — MIHIKAPPRGTLPLGVPALLGATAATYRLTCPIARQEGPGARVVTGGVLVAVGTGLVLHVGRTLLRDLRGARRAAEAAQRALLRPPPPRVGGLRVAAAQLSADHGARIGGDLYDVARTEHGVRVVMGDARGHGLAALATAAAVLGCFREAVHDERALGDVLRRLDRSLARHLRNGEGGAAAEEFVTVLLLEIHADGSVLALNCGHPWPHLIRDGTVEQVAREAPMPPMGPFPLPGDLTARACARLGPGEMLVLHTDGAEDARDRRGRTFPLPEALAEAGRAEPADPAEVLRRTLTSLAQHARGTSRDDIALLVLRRDGDGEDGAPGVSGGWEAPPVGSRRGTPGTGPTTT; from the coding sequence ATGATCCACATCAAGGCGCCGCCTCGCGGCACGCTTCCTCTCGGGGTGCCCGCGCTGTTGGGCGCCACGGCCGCGACCTACCGGCTGACCTGTCCCATCGCACGGCAGGAGGGGCCTGGCGCCCGCGTCGTGACCGGCGGCGTCCTCGTCGCCGTCGGCACCGGCCTGGTGCTGCACGTAGGGCGCACACTGCTACGAGACCTGCGCGGGGCGCGTCGCGCGGCGGAGGCGGCGCAGCGAGCCCTGCTACGACCACCGCCGCCCCGGGTCGGCGGCCTCCGCGTGGCCGCGGCCCAGCTCTCCGCCGACCACGGTGCCCGGATCGGGGGCGACCTGTACGACGTCGCCCGCACCGAGCACGGTGTCCGCGTGGTGATGGGGGATGCCCGGGGCCACGGACTGGCCGCGCTCGCGACCGCCGCCGCGGTCCTCGGCTGCTTCCGCGAGGCCGTGCACGACGAACGGGCCCTCGGTGACGTGTTGCGTCGACTGGACCGGTCGCTCGCACGGCACCTGCGGAACGGCGAGGGAGGAGCGGCGGCCGAGGAGTTCGTGACGGTCCTCTTGCTGGAGATCCACGCCGACGGCAGTGTGCTGGCGCTCAACTGTGGCCATCCCTGGCCCCACCTGATACGCGACGGCACGGTGGAGCAGGTGGCCCGGGAGGCGCCCATGCCGCCGATGGGCCCCTTCCCCCTGCCCGGCGACCTGACCGCACGGGCCTGCGCGCGGCTGGGGCCGGGAGAGATGCTCGTCCTGCACACCGACGGCGCCGAAGACGCCCGTGACCGACGCGGCAGGACCTTCCCGTTGCCCGAGGCGCTGGCCGAAGCCGGCCGCGCCGAGCCGGCCGACCCCGCCGAGGTGCTGCGGCGGACGCTCACGTCACTCGCGCAACACGCGCGTGGCACCTCCCGCGACGACATCGCCCTGCTTGTGCTGCGCAGGGACGGGGACGGGGAAGACGGCGCCCCCGGCGTGTCCGGCGGGTGGGAAGCGCCCCCCGTCGGTTCCCGGCGTGGGACGCCGGGAACCGGCCCCACCACGACCTGA
- a CDS encoding 3-hydroxybutyryl-CoA dehydrogenase — protein MTGISGDITRVGVVGCGQMGAGIAEVCARAGLEVMVAETTGEALEIGRTRLFNSLAKAAERGKITEEQRDSAQARLGFTTDLGEFANRDLVIEAVVENEQVKTEIFQVLDQIVSRPDAILASNTSSIPLVKLAVATSRPDHVIGIHFFNPAPVQKLVELIPALTTSEGTLGRTRLFAEKVLGKHAIQAQDRSGFVVNALLIPYLLSAIRMFESGIASREDIDNGMEMGCAHPMGPLKLADLIGLDTVSSVAYSMYEEYKEPLYAAPPLLQRMVDAGRLGRKSGSGFYAYA, from the coding sequence GTGACCGGCATCTCGGGAGATATCACGCGCGTCGGTGTGGTCGGCTGCGGGCAGATGGGCGCGGGAATCGCCGAGGTGTGCGCCCGCGCCGGCCTGGAGGTCATGGTCGCCGAGACCACCGGCGAGGCCCTGGAGATCGGTCGGACCCGTCTGTTCAACTCGCTCGCCAAGGCGGCCGAGCGCGGGAAGATCACCGAGGAGCAGCGGGACTCCGCACAGGCTCGGCTCGGCTTCACCACGGACCTCGGCGAGTTCGCGAACCGTGATCTGGTGATCGAGGCCGTCGTGGAGAACGAGCAGGTGAAGACCGAGATTTTCCAGGTGCTCGACCAGATCGTGAGCCGACCGGACGCGATCCTGGCGTCCAACACGTCCTCCATCCCTCTGGTGAAGCTGGCGGTCGCCACCTCGCGGCCGGACCATGTCATTGGCATCCACTTCTTCAATCCGGCCCCGGTGCAGAAGCTGGTCGAGTTGATCCCGGCTCTCACCACCTCCGAGGGCACCCTGGGACGGACCCGGCTCTTCGCGGAGAAGGTGCTCGGCAAGCACGCCATCCAGGCCCAGGACCGTTCGGGATTCGTGGTCAACGCGCTGCTCATCCCGTACTTGCTGTCCGCGATCAGGATGTTCGAGTCGGGGATCGCAAGCCGCGAGGACATCGACAACGGCATGGAGATGGGGTGCGCCCATCCGATGGGACCGCTGAAGCTGGCGGACCTGATCGGCCTGGACACCGTCTCCTCGGTCGCCTATTCCATGTACGAGGAGTACAAGGAGCCGCTGTACGCGGCTCCGCCGCTGCTGCAGCGCATGGTCGACGCGGGACGCCTGGGCCGCAAGAGCGGTTCGGGCTTCTACGCCTACGCCTGA
- a CDS encoding SDR family oxidoreductase, translating into MDGNAVVLVTGGSRGIGAAVALQLAEDGFDIAFTYVRGEEAAASVAGKVEALGRRALAVRADSADPAAAGAAVERTVREFGRLDVLVNNAGVGVLGPLEALTAADVEHVLAVNARGVFLTTRAAAPHLGPGGRIITIGSCVTQRASTPGGTLYAMSKSALIGLNKALAWELGGRGITANIVHPGPVDTDMNPADGPYAGPQAAMTALGRFGAPREVASLVAFLAGPEAAYVTGAEFAVDGGHSA; encoded by the coding sequence ATGGACGGTAACGCAGTGGTGCTGGTGACCGGTGGGAGCCGTGGGATCGGGGCGGCGGTCGCGCTGCAGCTCGCCGAGGACGGTTTCGACATCGCGTTCACTTATGTGCGCGGCGAGGAGGCTGCGGCCTCGGTGGCGGGGAAGGTGGAGGCGCTGGGAAGGCGGGCTCTGGCCGTGCGGGCTGACTCCGCGGATCCGGCGGCTGCCGGCGCGGCGGTGGAACGGACCGTGCGGGAGTTCGGGCGGCTCGACGTGCTGGTCAACAATGCCGGTGTGGGGGTACTCGGGCCGCTGGAGGCACTGACCGCAGCTGATGTGGAGCACGTCCTCGCGGTCAACGCGCGCGGAGTATTCCTCACGACACGGGCAGCGGCCCCGCACCTGGGCCCCGGTGGACGAATCATCACCATCGGCAGTTGTGTGACCCAGCGGGCGTCGACCCCGGGCGGGACGCTCTACGCGATGAGCAAGTCGGCGCTGATCGGGCTGAACAAGGCGTTGGCCTGGGAGCTGGGCGGGCGCGGAATCACCGCGAACATCGTCCACCCGGGTCCCGTGGACACCGACATGAACCCCGCCGACGGGCCGTACGCCGGGCCACAGGCCGCGATGACGGCCCTAGGGCGGTTCGGCGCACCTCGGGAGGTGGCGTCCCTGGTGGCCTTCCTTGCGGGACCGGAGGCCGCATACGTCACGGGCGCCGAGTTCGCCGTGGACGGCGGGCACTCCGCTTAG
- a CDS encoding helix-turn-helix domain-containing protein, protein MAKESSHAAHAAGAHRVVVIVDENSNPFELGCATEVFGLRRPEIGRDLYDFRLCSPEPRTLMRDGFFTLTGVADLEAADTADTLIVPNRPDVEVPRRPDVLDAVRRARARSARLVGFCSGAFTLAEAGVLDGRRATAHWQWADSFRARFPSVRLEADVLFVDDGDILTAAGSAAALDLGLHVVRRDYGAEVANSVSRRLVFAAHRDGGQRQFVERPIPDLPDESLAPVLSWAQERLDSPLTVSGLAARAAVSPATLHRRFQAQLGTTPLAWLTGERLALACRLIERGESRFEVVARRSGLGTAANLRTLMRRETGITPSAYKRRFGPETN, encoded by the coding sequence ATGGCGAAAGAATCCTCGCACGCAGCTCACGCGGCGGGCGCACACAGGGTTGTCGTGATCGTGGACGAGAACTCGAACCCCTTCGAGCTCGGCTGCGCGACCGAGGTCTTCGGTCTGCGCAGACCGGAGATCGGCCGTGATCTGTACGACTTCAGGCTCTGTTCGCCCGAGCCCCGCACCCTGATGCGAGACGGATTCTTCACCCTCACGGGCGTCGCCGACCTGGAAGCGGCCGACACGGCGGACACCTTGATCGTCCCCAACCGTCCGGACGTCGAAGTGCCCCGCCGTCCCGACGTGCTCGATGCCGTTCGCCGGGCACGCGCCCGCAGTGCGCGCCTGGTCGGCTTCTGCAGCGGCGCCTTCACGCTGGCCGAGGCCGGCGTCCTCGACGGGCGGCGGGCCACCGCGCACTGGCAGTGGGCGGATTCCTTCCGGGCCCGCTTCCCCTCTGTCCGGCTGGAAGCAGACGTGCTGTTCGTGGACGACGGTGACATCCTCACCGCGGCAGGCAGTGCAGCTGCGCTCGATCTTGGGCTGCATGTGGTCCGCCGCGACTACGGCGCCGAGGTCGCCAACTCCGTGAGCCGGCGGCTGGTCTTCGCGGCGCACCGGGACGGCGGGCAGCGTCAGTTCGTGGAGCGCCCCATCCCTGACCTGCCTGACGAGTCCTTGGCACCTGTCCTGTCCTGGGCCCAGGAGCGGCTGGACTCACCGCTCACCGTGTCCGGCCTAGCGGCGCGTGCGGCGGTCAGTCCGGCGACTCTGCATCGCCGCTTCCAGGCGCAGCTGGGCACGACGCCACTGGCGTGGCTGACGGGGGAACGGCTTGCTCTGGCGTGCCGGTTGATCGAGCGAGGTGAGTCCCGCTTCGAGGTCGTGGCGCGACGCAGCGGGCTCGGCACCGCTGCCAATCTGCGTACGCTGATGCGCCGCGAAACCGGTATCACACCATCGGCGTACAAGCGCCGGTTCGGGCCGGAGACGAACTGA
- a CDS encoding cupin domain-containing protein, translating into MSSEPIPLSKALTTFDALWSPRIVTRVNDYDVRIAKVEGDHIWHVHNDTDEFFLVLDGELRISLREPDGERTVLLPQGAVFTVPRGTEHKPHSPSGAAILMFEPTGTPTVGDRHDEIPGHVDSTTGHTLST; encoded by the coding sequence ATGAGCAGCGAACCCATCCCCCTCAGCAAGGCCCTGACCACCTTCGATGCCTTGTGGAGCCCCCGCATCGTCACGCGCGTCAACGACTACGACGTCCGCATCGCCAAAGTCGAGGGCGATCACATCTGGCATGTACACAATGATACTGACGAGTTCTTCCTGGTGCTCGACGGCGAGTTGCGCATCTCCCTGCGCGAGCCCGACGGGGAACGCACGGTCCTACTCCCGCAGGGGGCGGTCTTCACCGTGCCCCGAGGCACAGAGCACAAGCCGCACTCTCCGTCCGGCGCCGCAATCCTCATGTTCGAGCCCACCGGGACACCGACCGTGGGCGATCGCCACGACGAGATCCCAGGGCACGTCGACTCGACAACCGGACACACTCTCAGCACCTGA
- a CDS encoding DUF1918 domain-containing protein, with product MRATKGDRLVQHGRVVGQQDKVAEIVEVMGEEGNPPYRVRFEDGHEAVCSPGPDSEIRHRETTER from the coding sequence ATGCGCGCAACCAAGGGCGACCGGCTGGTGCAGCACGGTCGCGTGGTCGGGCAACAGGACAAGGTCGCCGAGATCGTCGAGGTGATGGGCGAGGAGGGCAACCCGCCCTACCGCGTGCGCTTCGAGGATGGGCACGAGGCCGTCTGCTCCCCGGGGCCGGACTCGGAGATCCGGCACCGCGAGACGACCGAGCGGTAG